The Spirosoma oryzicola genome contains a region encoding:
- a CDS encoding TlpA disulfide reductase family protein gives MKNSLTLVGLLLLSISAASAQKAPAPAYTVKGEIKGLKNEKIYFNHTKGEESVRDSVISADGTFSFKGPLDHEGTASISLASDRNQFLPFFLTPKPVTIKAVKDSLGQALVDGSEETRLWRQHRRELETEVFTKLNAIDKKYAAMKAKPTDKLPDSLAKQQSAAIRYQFSRADSLTRVFIRAHPNSVVSPFLAMSYYSVEPETDKLPAIYAQLSPAVKNSYYGQQMQQLMTDLEKVGIGRPAPAFTLADTTGKAVSLSSIKGKYVLVDFWASWCGPCRKENPNVVSAYQKFHDKGFEIIGVSLDTKKNLWEKAIQADNLSWYHVSDLKGWKSDVLSPYVIKAVPTSYLLDQNGKIVAKNLRGEQLHKKLAELLDPKP, from the coding sequence ATGAAGAACTCACTGACCTTAGTTGGATTGCTGCTGCTCAGCATCTCGGCTGCTTCTGCACAAAAAGCACCGGCCCCCGCATACACAGTAAAAGGAGAAATAAAAGGATTGAAAAATGAGAAAATCTATTTCAATCACACCAAAGGGGAAGAATCGGTACGGGATTCCGTGATCAGCGCGGATGGTACGTTTTCTTTTAAAGGGCCGCTCGATCACGAAGGAACAGCGTCGATCAGTCTGGCTTCTGATCGCAATCAGTTCCTCCCTTTCTTCCTGACGCCAAAGCCGGTTACGATCAAAGCCGTGAAGGATTCGCTTGGTCAGGCCCTCGTTGACGGTTCTGAAGAGACAAGACTCTGGAGACAGCATCGCCGGGAACTGGAAACCGAGGTGTTTACCAAACTGAATGCAATTGACAAAAAATACGCGGCCATGAAAGCCAAGCCCACCGACAAACTGCCCGACAGTCTGGCGAAGCAGCAAAGCGCAGCCATTCGGTACCAGTTTTCCCGGGCGGATAGTCTAACCCGTGTATTTATTCGTGCGCATCCCAACTCGGTCGTTAGCCCTTTTCTGGCCATGAGTTATTACTCGGTAGAGCCCGAAACCGATAAACTACCCGCTATTTATGCGCAATTGTCGCCAGCCGTGAAAAATTCGTACTACGGTCAGCAGATGCAGCAACTGATGACCGATCTGGAGAAAGTAGGGATTGGCAGACCAGCTCCCGCCTTTACGCTGGCCGATACCACTGGCAAAGCGGTTAGTCTTTCGTCGATCAAAGGGAAATACGTGCTGGTCGATTTCTGGGCGAGTTGGTGTGGTCCCTGCCGAAAAGAAAACCCGAACGTTGTATCGGCTTATCAGAAATTTCATGACAAAGGTTTTGAGATTATCGGCGTTTCGCTCGATACCAAAAAGAACCTGTGGGAAAAAGCCATTCAGGCCGATAACCTGAGTTGGTATCATGTGTCGGACCTGAAAGGCTGGAAGAGTGATGTACTGAGTCCGTACGTAATCAAGGCGGTCCCAACCAGTTATCTGCTGGATCAGAACGGCAAAATTGTGGCGAAAAACTTACGGGGCGAACAACTGCATAAAAAGCTGGCCGAACTGCTGGACCCCAAACCTTAG
- a CDS encoding RagB/SusD family nutrient uptake outer membrane protein yields the protein MKSYVRFSFFITLAGLSLASCEKFVTIDYPPTTIGVGDAFASDGSATSVVLNMYSTIRNTPTITWTGYAGLLSDELEYTLSAPTLEEMENNTVSPLNSSVANRLWGETYTFIRQANMAIANITQSSGMSEAGKNQLLGESKFWRAYGLFNLVNYFGDVPLTTSSDEFVNAALGRAPAAQVWAQIITDLKEAKATLPTAYVGSSRTRINKHTASAFLARAYLYTKDYTNAALEASEVIGSGTYSLSDLSTTFVNSSNETIFQLATFEGFTPLGANYRTASTTAPPAFVLRPNFVRSFEAGDKRRTAWVDSMAISNVVTHRINKYKLRVATTGGNENIVLFRLGEQYLIRAEARANLNQLAQAQADLNVIRSRAGLAATTATAQDGILAAILRERKVELFAEFGHRWFDLKRTNQADAVLAPIKPGWKPTAVLLPIPSSQIEANPALTQNQGY from the coding sequence ATGAAATCGTACGTTCGTTTTTCTTTTTTCATTACCCTGGCAGGCTTGAGTCTTGCTTCCTGCGAGAAGTTTGTAACCATTGACTATCCACCCACCACTATTGGCGTAGGAGACGCCTTTGCCAGTGATGGTTCAGCGACCAGCGTCGTGTTGAATATGTACTCCACGATTCGGAATACCCCTACCATCACCTGGACAGGCTATGCAGGTTTGTTGAGCGATGAGCTGGAATATACCCTTTCCGCGCCAACCCTGGAGGAAATGGAAAACAACACGGTATCTCCGCTTAATTCATCGGTAGCCAACCGGTTGTGGGGGGAGACATATACCTTTATCCGCCAGGCCAACATGGCCATTGCGAACATTACACAGTCGAGTGGCATGAGCGAAGCGGGTAAAAATCAGTTACTCGGCGAAAGCAAATTCTGGCGGGCTTACGGACTGTTTAACCTGGTCAATTATTTTGGTGATGTGCCACTAACTACGTCTTCCGACGAATTCGTGAATGCCGCTTTGGGCCGGGCTCCGGCGGCTCAGGTCTGGGCTCAGATCATTACGGATTTGAAGGAAGCTAAAGCCACGTTACCTACTGCCTACGTAGGGTCATCGCGTACACGAATTAATAAACACACCGCTTCGGCGTTTCTGGCCCGGGCGTATCTGTACACGAAAGACTATACCAATGCCGCCCTCGAAGCGTCTGAAGTCATTGGCTCGGGAACGTATTCGTTGAGTGATCTGTCGACGACCTTCGTTAACAGCAGCAACGAGACCATCTTCCAACTTGCTACGTTTGAAGGATTTACACCACTGGGTGCTAATTACCGCACGGCCAGCACGACGGCTCCCCCCGCTTTTGTTTTACGACCAAACTTTGTTCGTTCCTTCGAAGCAGGTGACAAACGCCGTACCGCCTGGGTGGACTCTATGGCGATTAGTAACGTCGTTACGCACCGAATCAATAAGTACAAGCTTCGGGTAGCAACGACGGGGGGCAACGAAAATATAGTCTTGTTTCGTTTAGGTGAACAGTACCTAATCCGGGCCGAAGCACGGGCGAATCTAAATCAGCTGGCCCAAGCCCAGGCCGATCTTAACGTGATTCGCAGTCGGGCTGGCTTAGCCGCTACGACGGCTACCGCGCAAGATGGGATTCTGGCCGCAATTTTACGGGAACGTAAAGTGGAATTGTTCGCCGAATTTGGCCACCGCTGGTTTGATCTCAAACGCACTAACCAGGCGGATGCCGTGCTGGCTCCAATCAAACCGGGCTGGAAACCAACGGCCGTGTTACTACCCATTCCTTCCTCCCAGATTGAAGCCAATCCTGCGCTTACGCAAAATCAGGGCTATTAA
- a CDS encoding SusC/RagA family TonB-linked outer membrane protein gives MKLAAFPLVLTLILASTALAFDGLGQTLLERNITLTIQDQPLPAAIHAIEKATGARFTYVPSLIEKPQRVSIDARNENLATLLDRLLKPLQIDYSIRRNYIILKNMTSVAPINARASIDSRIDVTVSGRVTDASTGEGIPGVNIVAGGTPMGAVTDERGQYRMSVPQGVTLRFSFIGYTTQSIKVERESVINVALQPADNTLNETVVIGYGTTTQRYNTGSVSSITARDIDIQTVTNPLVALQGRISGAQITQNNGLPGSSVRIQIRGQNSLSAGGVPLYVIDGIPFTLFNGGQPASDNLNAYGISGANGEQSPLGLIPPEDIERIDVLKDADATAIYGSRGSNGVVLITTKKGKAGKTQFNINVNSGAGKVPYYIPMLNTDQYLSLRRDAFARARVTPTTSNAPDLTVWDQNANTDWQRRYLGGTAQFTNATASVSGGNVTNSFLFSGLYRKEGTVFPGNLGSTTLSGRFASSHTTANQKFRVDFTTSYSRVNSNLIGTDLSSVYNLPPNYPLYNTDGSLNWTGGTNPEALLIRDFENISTNFVTQLNLKYTVLPGLDLKVNNGYTLTGLSQIQTNPIRSQNPASNPVANATFANNQNESYIIEPQLDYRKTFGKNHLNALIGGTFQHSDATGQSISGRNYTNEALLKSLSGAGTITVSSNNFSLYRYTSAFGRVNYSWDNKYILTGTFRRDGSSRFGPNNRFGNFGAIGAAWLASSEEFMKPITWLSYLKLRASYGLTGNDQIPNYAYLPFYQVTSGTNTYSGSATLVNYNIANPTLHWETTKKLEAALELGFLKDRILLKSAYFRNRSSDQLANTNMPTQSGVNSFSGNLDLLIQNDGFEFDLSTINVAAAGLRWTTNINLTFLRNKLLSVGDPGRLFNSSFYTVGQPINATRVFQYNGLDANGLPTVRDLDGDGVIDFNKDRVMAPIGTPFFGGINNSISYRNFQLDVFVRFNRRNGYKFNFNELYGFPLGSSAVNTTTEALNRWSESNPSALYPAATTLYSQAFGNYSSSDALWGDASFLKIGTVSLSYNLPTTWIRPTKLSKVSVYVQGQNLFTWASQKYILDPETTVPGTGTAPGAGQFLAMPPLRTIVGGLNVSF, from the coding sequence ATGAAACTAGCGGCATTTCCCCTTGTGCTGACTCTAATTTTGGCCAGCACGGCACTGGCTTTCGACGGCCTGGGACAGACTCTGCTGGAACGTAACATTACGTTGACAATTCAGGATCAACCTCTGCCAGCGGCCATCCATGCGATTGAAAAAGCGACGGGGGCGAGATTTACGTATGTGCCTTCGCTGATCGAGAAACCCCAGCGCGTATCGATTGACGCCCGCAATGAAAATCTGGCAACGCTACTGGACCGCCTGCTGAAACCGCTTCAAATCGACTACAGCATCCGCCGGAACTACATCATTCTCAAAAATATGACTAGTGTGGCTCCGATCAATGCCAGAGCCTCGATCGACAGTCGGATTGACGTTACGGTGAGTGGCCGGGTGACCGATGCCAGCACGGGCGAAGGTATACCAGGAGTCAATATCGTGGCTGGCGGCACCCCTATGGGAGCGGTCACCGACGAGCGGGGGCAATACCGGATGAGTGTTCCCCAGGGGGTTACGCTGCGGTTCAGCTTTATTGGCTACACCACCCAGTCGATTAAAGTAGAACGGGAAAGCGTCATCAACGTAGCGTTACAACCGGCAGACAATACGCTGAATGAAACCGTCGTCATTGGCTACGGCACGACAACGCAGCGTTACAATACGGGCTCGGTTAGTTCGATTACGGCTAGAGACATTGATATTCAAACCGTTACAAATCCCTTGGTTGCCCTTCAGGGGAGAATTTCAGGGGCGCAGATTACGCAGAACAATGGCTTGCCCGGCAGTTCGGTCCGCATTCAGATTCGCGGCCAGAATTCCTTATCTGCGGGGGGCGTTCCGCTCTATGTTATTGATGGTATTCCATTTACGCTATTCAATGGTGGACAACCGGCTTCGGATAACTTAAATGCCTATGGTATTTCTGGGGCTAACGGCGAACAAAGCCCTTTGGGTCTGATTCCGCCCGAAGATATCGAACGAATTGACGTATTAAAAGATGCTGACGCGACCGCCATTTACGGTTCACGCGGCTCGAACGGCGTTGTCTTGATTACGACGAAAAAGGGGAAAGCGGGTAAAACTCAGTTTAACATTAACGTGAACAGCGGAGCGGGAAAAGTGCCCTACTACATCCCCATGCTGAATACGGACCAGTATCTTTCTCTACGTCGTGATGCGTTTGCAAGAGCTAGAGTAACTCCTACGACGTCCAACGCGCCTGATCTAACGGTTTGGGACCAGAATGCAAACACGGACTGGCAACGCAGATACCTCGGCGGTACAGCTCAATTTACCAATGCGACGGCTTCGGTATCCGGAGGAAACGTAACCAACTCATTTCTTTTTAGTGGCTTGTATCGAAAAGAGGGAACGGTATTTCCGGGTAATCTGGGATCTACGACGCTCTCCGGCCGCTTCGCCAGTAGCCACACTACGGCGAATCAGAAATTTAGAGTGGATTTCACTACGTCGTACTCCCGCGTCAATAGTAACCTGATTGGTACCGATCTTTCTTCGGTTTATAACCTGCCTCCTAACTATCCGCTCTATAACACCGACGGTAGCTTAAACTGGACCGGCGGAACGAATCCCGAAGCCCTGCTGATACGGGATTTTGAAAACATCAGTACAAACTTCGTTACCCAGTTGAATCTAAAGTATACGGTTCTTCCCGGACTGGATCTGAAAGTAAACAACGGCTATACACTGACGGGGTTGAGCCAGATTCAGACCAACCCGATTCGCTCGCAAAACCCGGCATCCAACCCCGTAGCAAACGCCACGTTTGCCAACAATCAAAACGAAAGCTACATTATAGAGCCACAGCTTGATTACCGGAAAACGTTCGGAAAAAACCATCTCAACGCCCTGATTGGGGGAACATTCCAGCATTCAGACGCGACCGGCCAGTCGATTAGTGGGCGTAATTATACGAACGAAGCTTTGCTTAAATCGCTATCGGGAGCCGGTACGATCACGGTCAGTTCGAACAACTTTTCACTGTATCGTTACACGTCGGCATTTGGACGAGTTAATTACAGCTGGGATAACAAGTATATTCTCACCGGAACCTTCCGGCGTGACGGCTCTTCCCGCTTTGGCCCGAACAACCGTTTCGGAAATTTTGGTGCCATTGGGGCGGCCTGGCTGGCTTCTTCGGAAGAGTTCATGAAACCAATCACCTGGTTGAGTTATCTGAAGCTGAGAGCGAGCTACGGGTTGACCGGTAATGATCAGATTCCAAACTACGCTTACCTTCCGTTCTACCAGGTTACCTCGGGTACCAATACCTATTCCGGCTCGGCTACGCTGGTCAATTATAACATTGCGAATCCGACACTGCACTGGGAGACTACGAAGAAACTCGAAGCCGCTCTTGAACTGGGCTTTCTCAAAGACCGTATTTTGCTAAAGAGCGCTTATTTCAGAAACCGTTCGAGTGATCAGTTGGCTAATACGAACATGCCTACGCAATCGGGCGTCAACTCGTTCTCGGGAAACCTGGATCTCCTGATTCAAAACGATGGTTTTGAATTCGACCTTAGTACGATCAACGTAGCTGCGGCTGGTCTCCGGTGGACGACCAATATCAACCTCACCTTTTTAAGAAACAAGCTCCTTTCAGTCGGTGATCCCGGACGACTATTTAACTCAAGCTTTTACACCGTGGGCCAACCCATAAATGCTACCCGCGTGTTTCAATACAACGGCCTGGATGCGAACGGCCTGCCGACGGTTCGGGACCTTGACGGGGATGGGGTCATAGACTTCAATAAAGATCGGGTCATGGCTCCGATTGGAACGCCCTTTTTCGGGGGCATCAATAACTCAATCTCCTACCGGAATTTCCAGTTGGATGTGTTCGTACGCTTCAACCGTCGGAATGGGTACAAATTCAACTTCAACGAACTGTACGGTTTCCCGTTGGGCTCTAGCGCCGTAAACACAACAACAGAAGCACTAAACCGCTGGTCTGAAAGTAATCCGAGTGCCCTTTATCCTGCTGCGACAACGCTTTATAGCCAGGCTTTTGGCAATTACAGCTCGTCGGATGCCCTCTGGGGGGATGCTTCGTTCCTGAAAATTGGTACCGTAAGCCTGTCGTACAATCTACCCACCACCTGGATTCGGCCAACCAAACTGTCGAAGGTTTCGGTCTATGTACAGGGACAAAATCTATTTACCTGGGCGAGTCAAAAATACATCCTTGACCCTGAAACGACCGTACCTGGCACAGGCACAGCCCCCGGAGCAGGTCAGTTTCTGGCAATGCCACCCCTTCGCACGATTGTAGGCGGTCTAAATGTTTCATTCTAA
- a CDS encoding FecR family protein — MMQQNPSDFTPVTLEELVWQESFREWVMHPTPEREQYWQGWLAKHANQATTLSQAREVVLALKVKNRPITDADVQACIELTRQYLDLPQSDVLNSSPSAPGWVWKNRLAIAATVSLLLLVGAGLFWQQQPTLVIGSSTTVPANTPKFLTAKGTTVRLDDGSVIQLKTGSELRYPARFTAATRDVYLTGEATFSVVRKPDQPFLVYANGSVTRVLGTQFTVNAPSGVGRVIVKVLSGKVSVFAESEWKRAQQQTSYQPQSIIVTPNQQVIFERDRERLSKSLIDQPVVVNTPVGENRFNFVNTPVPVALKILEQAYNIPIVFDQQLMQHCQVTAPLGDEPLFDKLSIICETIGARFEVVETQIIISGKGCESP, encoded by the coding sequence ATGATGCAGCAAAATCCATCAGATTTTACCCCCGTTACGCTGGAAGAACTCGTCTGGCAGGAATCCTTTCGCGAGTGGGTCATGCATCCGACGCCGGAACGGGAGCAGTATTGGCAGGGCTGGCTGGCTAAACACGCGAATCAGGCAACTACGCTGAGCCAGGCCCGCGAAGTGGTGCTGGCACTGAAGGTAAAAAACAGACCCATAACCGATGCCGATGTTCAGGCCTGCATTGAACTAACCCGTCAGTACCTGGATTTACCCCAATCAGACGTGTTAAATTCCTCCCCTTCGGCCCCCGGATGGGTTTGGAAAAATCGACTCGCTATCGCGGCTACGGTCTCCCTTTTGTTGCTGGTTGGCGCTGGTCTCTTCTGGCAACAGCAACCAACGCTTGTTATCGGATCAAGTACTACGGTTCCGGCGAATACACCGAAGTTTCTAACCGCAAAGGGCACGACTGTCAGGCTTGACGACGGCAGCGTGATTCAACTTAAAACAGGTAGTGAACTTCGGTACCCCGCCCGCTTCACGGCCGCTACCCGCGATGTGTATTTAACGGGTGAAGCTACTTTCTCGGTTGTTCGTAAACCAGATCAGCCCTTTCTGGTATACGCCAATGGTTCAGTGACCCGGGTTTTGGGCACTCAGTTCACAGTCAACGCTCCCAGTGGTGTGGGCCGGGTTATTGTGAAGGTGTTGTCGGGAAAAGTATCAGTATTTGCCGAATCGGAATGGAAACGAGCGCAGCAGCAGACGAGTTATCAACCTCAGTCGATTATCGTTACGCCCAACCAACAGGTAATTTTCGAGCGAGATCGGGAGCGGTTAAGCAAGTCCCTGATCGACCAGCCGGTCGTTGTCAATACGCCCGTGGGTGAAAACCGATTCAACTTTGTCAACACACCGGTTCCGGTAGCGCTGAAAATCCTTGAGCAGGCCTACAACATCCCTATTGTTTTCGATCAGCAGCTCATGCAGCATTGCCAGGTGACAGCACCACTAGGCGATGAACCCCTGTTCGATAAGTTAAGCATCATCTGCGAGACCATAGGGGCTCGCTTTGAAGTAGTTGAGACTCAAATCATTATTTCAGGGAAAGGCTGTGAATCGCCGTAG
- a CDS encoding RNA polymerase sigma factor, translating into MNIFRNGFSEDDTTLWLRLIEGDDTALDKLMKRCFKELYHYGTKFSKDDDLIKDCIQDVFLDLWERRHALRTDVQVKPYLFVILRRRIYRVWQMNQLQTDLAAQPDFSVEYTVEENLIQSESARLKAHQMQQLLDELPDRQKEVIYLKYFQEMDRDQIAQTMQITPQTVSNMLQMALKKLRGQWREDS; encoded by the coding sequence ATGAATATTTTCCGTAATGGCTTTTCCGAAGATGACACGACGCTCTGGCTTCGCCTGATTGAAGGCGATGATACAGCGTTGGATAAGCTGATGAAGCGCTGTTTTAAGGAACTCTATCATTACGGTACTAAATTCTCTAAAGACGACGACCTCATTAAAGACTGCATTCAGGATGTGTTCCTGGATTTATGGGAACGGCGTCACGCGCTACGAACGGATGTGCAGGTAAAACCTTACCTATTTGTGATTTTGCGCCGACGCATTTACCGCGTCTGGCAAATGAATCAGTTACAAACCGATCTGGCAGCTCAGCCTGACTTTTCGGTTGAATACACGGTAGAAGAAAATTTGATTCAGTCTGAAAGTGCCCGCCTGAAAGCCCACCAGATGCAGCAACTGCTGGACGAACTGCCCGATCGTCAAAAAGAAGTGATCTACCTGAAATACTTTCAGGAGATGGACCGGGATCAGATTGCTCAGACGATGCAGATAACGCCCCAGACGGTTTCGAACATGCTGCAAATGGCCCTTAAAAAGCTGCGGGGCCAGTGGCGAGAGGATTCTTAA
- a CDS encoding AraC family transcriptional regulator encodes MKPHFHKVPVNSQASFRISHDVKANFGTIWHYHPELELHYVVRGEGVRFVGDNVSNFSAGEILLLGENLPHTWRCNQEYFQEQPNLQVEAIVVQFRTDCLGRDFLQLDEVYAIRTLFERARQGLLIHGETNQKIAELMRSAVTANPFQRLITLLSILDIIAQADEIETITSAKAFYQSNEMETVRLNNICNYTLANYAQPITLTEIASVANLSVTSFCRYFKLMTHKTYHDFLNEVRISHASRSLIENSMTTEEICFESGFNNLSNFYRNFKRIKGVTPLDYKNRYIQ; translated from the coding sequence ATGAAACCTCATTTTCACAAAGTGCCGGTTAACTCACAGGCTTCTTTCCGTATTTCGCACGACGTGAAAGCTAACTTTGGCACGATTTGGCACTACCATCCCGAACTAGAACTTCACTATGTTGTACGAGGAGAGGGCGTACGGTTTGTCGGCGATAATGTGAGTAACTTTTCGGCGGGTGAAATTCTCTTACTTGGCGAAAATCTACCGCATACGTGGCGGTGTAACCAGGAATATTTTCAGGAACAACCTAATCTACAAGTAGAAGCAATAGTCGTTCAATTCCGCACGGATTGTTTAGGGCGGGACTTTTTACAGTTGGACGAAGTGTACGCCATACGTACCTTATTCGAGAGAGCACGACAAGGCTTACTGATTCATGGCGAAACGAATCAGAAAATAGCCGAGCTGATGCGATCGGCTGTAACGGCAAATCCATTTCAACGCCTGATAACGCTGTTGTCGATTCTGGACATAATAGCACAGGCCGATGAAATAGAGACCATTACGTCAGCTAAAGCTTTCTACCAATCGAACGAAATGGAAACAGTTCGGCTCAATAATATTTGTAACTACACGCTAGCAAATTATGCGCAGCCAATAACGCTTACTGAAATAGCCTCTGTTGCTAATCTAAGCGTTACCTCGTTCTGTCGGTATTTCAAGCTGATGACCCACAAAACGTATCACGATTTTTTAAACGAGGTAAGGATCAGCCATGCCAGCAGGTCGTTGATCGAGAATTCGATGACTACAGAAGAGATTTGTTTTGAGAGCGGCTTTAATAATCTTTCCAATTTCTACCGAAATTTCAAACGAATAAAAGGCGTAACCCCGCTCGATTACAAGAATCGATATATTCAGTAG